In Caretta caretta isolate rCarCar2 chromosome 11, rCarCar1.hap1, whole genome shotgun sequence, the sequence agactaaccaatttatttgagcatgagctttcgtggctACTGTTGATTTTTTTGGCATAGGGAAGATatgtgtgggagagggtgtgggttTTAGTCTAAATTTCCAGGCTCTTATGAGCATTGATTTGCTTATTTGCTGTTAACAGCCTTAACTACGTAAACTGAAACATACAGAAAACAACATACCTAGAAGAGTGTATATGCCCTGCATATTGGACTACAGAACTTTGTGAAAATTAATAAATATAGTATTTAAAAAATCTGTCCCTTGCTTCATACTTGCCAATTCTTTAGATGTCTAGGTTAAAGTTTGACTCAGCAACAAAACTAAAATGTGTCCCCATCACTCCATATCAGAGCTGATAACTGCTGAGCATGCAGAAACAGCAAACACAAATATTTAAGTTTCAAAGGCAGCTAGGTTCAAAGAAATAAGAACTGAAAGCTGTGGGATTCTCATGCACCCTCTGATGTTTCATAAGAATTGTACGGTGTTATCAAGGTTTTGTTTGAGGTTATAAAATGTTTCCAATGCTCCACGTTCAAAGTCCACTTCCAGGAACACGAATGGAAATTGTGAGTGCCTTCTCTGTACCAACCCAAACCTTTTCACACACAGGAAGCCAGGTCTTACATATAAATACTTGTTCAAGGGGCTAAACTAAATCCTAGTGAAAGCAACAGAAAGGCCATAAAAGAACAGGCAGTAACTTTGTTGGGTGCTTCTATAAGGCTTATGAAATATAGAACTGATTTAGGCTGTAACTCTTATGAGAGGCATACCCTCAATTTGATAGCTATGGGAGAATACGCTCTCATCTGGTGGCACATGACTCTCTGAGTTTGCCTGCTGTTTCTGGCATTTCTGGTTTTTCGCTGTTCTTGCCCACGTGAAGCTCCAAGCCTTCAGCTACTTTGCTCCTTGCTAATCTTTAAAACAAAGGGCTCACCCTTGGTGGGCCAGAGCTCACCCTCTGCTCTTGTTGATGGTGAGGGCACGTGTCACATCACGGGACTGAatctgaggggagagagagagaacaatcaCGGAGAAGCCAGAAGAACAAGCATAGTCGATCCAGCTCTCTTCCACCGCATACTCCATCATAGGGACATGTAGGGCAACAATGTTCCGACGTGTTTGCAGGGAGTGACTGTGGGCTGGTCAGAGCAGACTTTTAGCCAGTTTCTTAAAGGGAACATGAGCcttatccaaagcctattgaagtcaatgggagtctttccaatgggctttgaatcaggctttATAACCTTTGTGGCAGACTTTGGTTTAACCAGTTGAGTCATAGAATTACTGTTTCTGGATTCTGCCCAAGCACAATAGTGCCACTCTTCAGAGGCTCTAAGGAGGAAATCTACCATGGAGGAACAATAAAGAGGCAGAAGGTTATCTGCAAAACCAACAGTATCTTCTTAGGAAGCTATGCAGGGATTATGATAGTTCTAAATGCCTGAGATGATGCAACTGGGCATGTTCTCAGAAGTGTAAACATGCAGTAATGCTTCATGATTTACCCTTTTAGATGACAATGTATGTTAATTATCTAAACTTCTCTCCTAAAGAGAAATTATGGTTCTCTCAATTGTCTAGGAAAGGAGTAGTCTTGATTGCAGGGAGTGAAACTGGCCTGCAAATTGTTGCCTAACTGAGGGCTATTAAGTtccttaattttctcttttcatAAAGGGTGCATATCTCTTCATTGCAGAAATGAAATTGGATACAAAAAGCTCCCCAGAAATCTTGGCATCTGGAATTTGCTGGTAGGGGAGCTAATGCACAACAGTTAAATTGCCTTAAAGTATCTCTTTTTCCCCTTAAGTTTCAGAAGATTTAAGGATATCCTGAAAGACAGACTCAGTTCTGTTTCTGAAGACATGTTTGTTTGTGTCCATAAGATTTTCTATCAGTTGTGCAAGTTCAGGCTCTCTTTGAAAGTCTCCTAGACCTTCCCAAATCTGATTAAGTTGGAAATACTATCCAGATAGTACAGAAATGCCATGAgttttctctctctggccctgaTAGAGAGAGAAAACCAAAAAGTTAAGGCTATATTCCAAGTGCTCCATATTGGCCTAGCTCTGTTTCCTTGAAGTCAatgtaactcccattggcttaagTGAGAGCAGAGTTAGATCAACAATGgagtacttttgaaaaaaatcaaatggtttAACTTTTTGATCTTTCCACATCTCCCTCAATGCCCTAGAGTCTGGTTTTGGTTCTATTTGCCAAATCTGATGGACACAACTATATACCTGCCTTATGATTAGTTCATAGCATTAAATAGCTAATAGTAGAGTCTTTTCCCAAAGATACTTGTATACCATGTAGATATTTGTAGGCGAACTTCTGAATTGAGGTACATAATCCAGGTAGGCCATAATGCAAATCCGCTTCAGAAACATATGTGCTGTCCAAAGTCATGTGATATGTTTTATGTAATTGCTTTgggtttttactttttttcaactgattttgtaaagaaacagtgaaaaataGAACAAGGTGAATGGCTTCCAGATTGTGTATGTTTCCAAAACAGCACGCTACCTGGGATCTCCAATAGAACTGTACAATTTTACAACTCATCAAAGCTGCAGGAGCAGACAAGACAAAACCACACAATGCTACAAAGACATAACTCGTTAAGGTGGGGGTGACagtaataaatgtatttgtttttaatacagtTGAAAAACAACCTTGGGTCTGGATGTTGAACGCTCTGAGGTGTTAGATCTAAGTTCAAATTACAACCACCATCCTAAATTCAGGTATGTTTAAATCATGAGTCTAGTTTTGGGCAGTCTCTAGTTCATAGGCAGTATGCTGGGGGCTATCAGACCTTCTTCACTTTGAAAGGCAGAGCTCATAAGCGTGATGGCTGAACTGGCTCGACTTCTGCAACAGATCTGAGCAGAACCCTTCAGATCTTCCTTTCTACTTCTTCAATGGATAAGTGTCTGGTCTGTGACTTGGGAGAATGAGGTTAGCTTCCGAGCCCTGCCGCAGACTTCCTTTTCCCTCCCCTAGGTGTCCACTGTTTCTTTCCATTCTTCTAGTTGTACACAAGATTCCTCTTTCACAGCTCCAGATTTCTGAGagtcatagaatcttagaatatcagggttggaagggacctcagaaggtcatctagtccaaccccctgctcaaagcaggaccaatccccaattaaatcatcccacccagggctttgtcaagcctgaccttaaaaacttctaaggaaggagattccaccacctcgctagataacgcattccagtgtttcaccaccctcctagtgaaaaagtttttcctaatatccaacctaaagtaAAGGGAGGAGTCTTCCCCCAGGTCTCCCTGTACCCATCCCTTATCTCTCCCAAGGTTCCTGCCCTTGCTTCATCAGACTCCCCCATGCCTGGGGCCCACTCCTTTTACTTCTGTCCTCTTGGGGTGTTTCTTTCCACAAGCTACCTCCTGTAtcctctcccagtgctcctgtaCCTGCCTTCATCTGGTtccatctcccttccccactACAGATCCTTTCTGTCCTGTACTCCTGGTCCATCCCATCCCCACTAAAGATCAACACCCCACGAGTTCTACTGGTGCCCCCCAAAAGTTCCTTTCCTTCTAGGAGTCCTTTCTTCCCACCCACCCTACAGCTACCTGTCTCCTAAAGGGAAGAgaagctgctggtggtggctgaCTTCTTGACTGGCTCAGCTCCCTCCTGAAGGGCCAGACAGCAGGCTACCTCGGCCTCACTAGCTCTTGACTCCTCTGGAAGGGCAGGAAAAGAGCTGGGCTAGCTGCAGAGAAGCTCTCTGCTGACCTTCTGCCTAACCAGGAGTGGGGTGGAACGGCCCTTGCTGGCAGGATGCTGCAGTGAGCTTCCTGCTCTGGCCAGGAAGTGAACCGCTGTTAGCCAGCTAGCCAGAGGGAGGAGAGCCTAAGGCTCAAAGCAGCCACCTCAACTGcacaccccaccccttccttctTAAGCAAGCCAAAAGCTGAGGAAATatcagggtggggagaggggtaaTTTCACCCATCCCCCTGCTTACAATAATACCTCTGGACCCAAGAGTCAATCCGTGGTTGGATATCTAAACTGAACGCAAACTTGCCTCATCCTTAAATTTACCAGTTACTAATATCTTGAGCAAAACCAGTTTTGCTAAACTTCAAAAACTACTGGAGTGTATAATGTATCAACCGAGACACAGGGGAAATATTTACTGAGCTCATTACAGACTTAATGAGCTGAACTTCAGGTAGATGAAATGGATAGTGTCCACGTTTACTAGGCAAgccagaaccaggcagaggaagtTTTTATTTCAGCAAGCAATTATTTCTGAGCACCAATCGGCACCTCTCCTATCGCCGTGCAGGGGCTGTCTCACTGTAGCTAGGATAAGACTGGAATCTTCAAAACACTCTATCAATTCTTTTGTTGcaattactatttattttatgaTGGTGCTTGGCATTTCTATGGCATTCTACCTGTTCAACCCCCTGGACGAACAGTACGTGTTCAACCTGTCTGAGGTAGATGGGTAAATGTTGCTATTTctcagctggagaaactgagatgATGTGACTCTGAGATGGGGGACGTAACTTGCCATGGTCTCGCAGTGAGTCATTGTTAAATGATCCCCAGGGCATGCAAACTTCTTATCCTGAGCTTGGTACTCCAGAGCGCATGGTCAGAACTCTAATTTTCCTGTGTGTTGCATTTCGCTGATTCTCTTATGGCTTTTGGGAGCTACCCTGTAGATGGCGCATTCACTGATTTTGGAGAAAATTAAACAGCAGGTGTCCAAATCAGGCTTCTGAGGAGTTCCCTCTAGAACCTAGGCAATGTACTGTATCTCTGTGGCACAGCAAAGCCAGTCTCCAGTTGGACAGAACGCAGCATGGCCTTGTTTTAGACATGCCTCGGTTTGCGGTAGTTCAGGGTAAAAATCTGGATTACAGTGTGACATCCAGTTGGGAGGGGGTGTGATGATGCTGtccgtgggagccagctgaggtcactcaattagggtgaactgcaaacagaatggggcagacaaaccACAAcggctggtggatattccaacacttagatttacccagccagcccaaaacagcttctatagcacctccctggttactcagaagtccaattAACACAGTCTTAAAgtgcccagcctcaggcctccctCCAGACACACATGTCAGAAACGATGCTGATGACTGAAAATCTTATCTCATCATATAACAGAAAAGGTTCTTCCAaccccaaaggatcagccacacacccaggtccaatgataacttagatcttaccccaaatacaCGCTATTAGTCCATTCttcttaactaaactaaaatttattaaaaaagaaaagagctaGGGCGTTGGTTAAAAggtcaatatacatacagacttgaattcaattcttgaggtttaAATACATAGCACGGATGagtttgtagttgccaaaagtccttttagaacttaggttatagtccaatgtccatattcagggtgactccagtctgGGGAATGACTGGGGATTTCAATTCTTGTGGCTTAAGGTTTCCCTCTCTTGAATCCCCAAGCAGATCTGAGGATGGTGTCCCAGgatttttatacattttccaGTAGCctcttggcctgagaaaacaatccACTTAACTTTCTATCTCCCAAACgtcatggcaattagcacagggtaatttatccattgaacagttcagatacaggttaccacaaccttcaaaaAGACATACAGACAAACCCTAATACTATTTTACTCAAATATCTTCCTAAATGCTAAtactccttttttgatctttgaatcaaagccataATAATAGACAAGAAttgtttgcttacatcacaagaccCGAGCAAACAGctacccttctatctctaacCATGAAGGCTTGCATTTCAAGCTCTTTTCATTTACATATCTTCCCAACCAGTCTTTAAAGTTCGGCCCTAGGTCAGGTCAGtctgagttaattaactctttctggccctgtgtcacctttcaatgagatattatattacactcataacgtCACAGGGGGAAGTTCAAAACTGCCTGCCTGCAGTGTCCCGGGTACTGGAGTTAGTGCTTCTGACCTCTGTTACATGAGGGGAGTACTAACCTTTTTACATCCCTGATCTGCACTGGGTAGCAAGAGCTGGGGGGAGTTCAAACTCTTAACAGCATTGCTGTGTGCCACTCCTGTATGGCATTCTGtaacaataatacctagctcttccatagcacttttcatcagtagatttcaaagtgcttcacaatccTTAGTATGGGTATCTTCATGACCCCCCAGTGAGGCTGGGCAGCTCtattatccccactgtacagatggggaactaaggcacagagatgcaaagtgactcacccaaggtcataTGGTCTGCGGTGGAGCAGGGACTCATACCCAGATCTCCCAAGTGTAGCTTTATTATTAATTTGGGTTGCAAAATGCACTTGTTGCTAATAACAGGTTTGTTCTTTGGTGGCTACATAGAGATTAGTGAAGAAGATTACTGGTGACATGCAGAGACTGAGTTTTATTAATACCACAATCAATGGAAGCAAAATTACAAAAGTAGACAAACAATATGAGAATAACAGCAGAGATGGTATCCCTTATATTCACGAATCTGAGGGGCTGTGGTTCCCTTTAAAATGAGATTAAGCATGAACACTGATTCCCTTTTATGCACCTAATCCTTATCCCCACCTATTTCCGAGACCATATTTAATGAAGTCCTGGCCTCTTGTCCATATTTGTCATTCCTGCTACCCATTTTGCGGGTTCTGACAATTGTCATGAGCATTTGCTCTGCTAGAAGGTACTCTGAGCAATGCGGTTAAGGAAGTCTTTGCTGATTGGTTAAATGCCTTTGATCATGCTGACCGTGAGGTGTTGGTGGTGGGTCTACAGTGTCGCATAGGGCAGATGGAGTCCCCCTAGAGTGTTTCTGGCCCTTTCTTTCAAGTTCCCAGAGGCTGCTTCTGAGGGCTCTGTTACGTAAGGTTCTGTCTCATCACCTCACCTGCTTAAGGTGTATGTGAGGCAGCTAGAAGGATTATCCAGGCAACACAAGACCAGTGGTACTGAGGGCTGATAGAATCCACCAAGCCTTGTTTGTCCCAGCCCCCAGCAATCTAATGTAATGTTTCTCCCCCCTCATTTTTGCAGTACTTATTAAATCTGGGCTTCTGACCAGTCGGTATTTGACATGCAGCTGTCTATCAAGTTCCCTTGTGTCCTCTATGTTCAGGAAGGTTAAACGAAGACTCAGCCGCCGACAATTGTAAGAATAACCCTGCCGTTTTCAAGACCATGTCAGAAATCTTAGCCGTCAGATCTGCAAACTTATTGTGTATCGGGCACGAGCTTAATGCACAGAATAACATTCATGACAGACCCGTTACTGCAGATAGGCTTGTAAATCACTTGAGCGCCCTTGAAACTTTTACCCTCTAGCTCTCACTGAAAGTTAGTGAGACTTAAGCACCTACATTACTTAGGCACTTTAGAAAACTTTACCCAGACTTGTTGGGTGGCTTTGCTGTGGTACAGGCACCAGAGCTGCCTTGGACATCTGATCATCTGAACTGAAGGACTGACTGGCGCTTAATCACTTCGCTTTTGGCATGTTTGAGATCACATCCCATGAACCTCTTGATTAGCTGCCTTCTGGCAAAATAGAAGCACGAAGGCTTTAAAtcatttgtaaactgagctgtcATGTGTCCAACTCCTGTTGTCTCCGATTCCACCCTGTAAACTCTTAGAGCTTGACCAAAGATCTCTAACTCTAAAAGTAGACTAAATATCCATAATTACTCTGCTGCAACTGAGATCTGCTTACTGCAGCATCAGAGGGTATCAGGGAGCTGGTTTGGGCCATATTTTCTTTGCTTAGCTTGGTTCTAGACTTGGTAAAAGTTAGAGCAGCATAGGGGCTTCTCTAGTCTGCACCAGCTGGCAGTGGTCCTTGGCAGGACTGTCTGCAGCTGATGATAGCCAGAGTGCAGCAGTGCCCTGGTCATGcccctgccaccagcagcacaTCCCTTACACCTGGGCCAGGTGCAGGGGTGGCTTAAGAATTGGCCAGACCAGCTTTACATGGACAAAAAAATCCCCATGCCAGGGGAATTCTCTGCTGCCCAAATGGGACCAGAATATGGACCCTTTGTCTCtggagtggtgcaaaggggctggaTTAGGTTTGATCCAGTGGCTTTAAACTGAAGAGCAAAGGCTAGAAGCAAACTGTTATAACTGGACGTGGAGCTTGTTAGGAGCTGTATTTCTGATGCTCCCTGACTTCTCTGATTTGGTCACAGACCTGTGGAGAAGTATTGCAGTATCCCTGTGATGGAGAATTCCCACAAGCAGTAGAAAGCCTAACAAATATTTGCTGTTAGATCAATCCTTTCTGTTTAAAGTGCAATGTTTGTAGCTAAGCTCTGACACAGGAAGGTCAGGCGGAGTATCAAGGTTGCATTATATAAAGGCAGAGAAATATATGCTGGAAACCTGAAGGGAAGACTTTGCTGCTTCGAGGGGGAAAGTTAGGTTTTCCAGAAGAGAAACCATGAAGACCTTATTCATTTTTGTCCTTGTGATGAGTGTTTGGTCTTGTTCTGGTAAGTTCCTCTAAATAGGAAGAGCATCCATTCTTACTGGATGAATGACCAATGCTTGTTTTAATGGGCCTGTGATATGTTTGTGTCAGCGTTGCCAGTGTACGACTATGAACTGTCCATCACGGAAGAAGCTCTGCATGCCTCCATTGGAAGAGTGAATTCTAGATCACAATGGCCAGCCCTGTTTGGCGTCGTCAAGAGCTACGTTAGAGGGGTGAGTGTGGAGCTAGTCAAAAAAATGTCACTGAAACATGTTTGTGGTGGGGAAAAACCAGGAAATGTCAACCAATTTTCTTTTGGTTTGGAATGTGCtaattttcttcaaaaaaaaaaaaagatgatttttttcttgTCATTCAATCAAAATTCTTGGTTTTCAAAAACTAAAATCATGTTTtttggaaaaccaaaatattgtcAGTTTTCAGCTTTTCATTTGCCTTAAAAACCatgggttttgggggttttttgagGGACACTTcaaggaaaaacaattttttcataATCTTCCATGGAAAAATAATTGgcattttcaatcagctctagaAAAGTGCTTTCCATTTTTGGGTGCATTGTAATGTGGCTCAGTTGAACATTTCTTGGCCAGTGTTTATAATATTCAGTAGATGCACTTGTCCTTATCACTTACGTTCACCATTCATGCAGTCTAAACATATTCAATCTGTATGTAGTATCATGGCAGCAATTCTACTGGTCATGTGTTGCTGGTCCTCGCTGCCTTCAGTGCCTACAGCTTCCTTAGAAAATTGCTTTAACAGGCTCAAGTTTCTTATGCTCAATTGTTATTCCACAAGGGactttttgaaaagcaaaaaacCAAATGTGACTGTCACACCTCTAGCCCCAGTGACATATGCTGTAACTACTGCATTTTGATATAAAATTAAGAGGCTTGCATTCCCAGACAAACCCAAAGCCCCACTGTTTCTAAACTTTAAACTTGGAATGTACCTACTCCTGCATGATGAGTGTCCCATGGTCCTGCTGGAATGAATCTAGTTTGGAAATATTGCAGGTAGCAAGGTTGGAAAATAAGGTGCTGAAAGTGAAAGGGAGATTCACTGGGTCTGAAAAGTCAATAAGAATGAGAGGAAGAGAAGTCCTTAATACATATAACTGCAAATGTACCTGCCAGTCTTTAAAGTTTTCATGTTTCCTGCTGGATGGTACTACTCAGCACCGGTTCTGGTAATAGTATTATTGTTCGGTATTATTGAACACTTATATTGTGAGTAGTGCCTAAAGGCAACAACCAGATTTGGTCCCAtggtactaggcactgtacagacactctttttaAGGGTCTCACTTTGGAAATGGATTGTTATACAGCTTCTGTGACATTTATAAGCTAAAATAATGAGATGACAGACCTATACCCTAGCCAGGCATGAATAAACCATAGGGTGAATGGTAAGTTGCAATTGCAGGGGTAATGATTGAAAGAGAAAACCCGGGAAAGATTTCCTTTTAGCTCAATAGGGAGTTTTTTTTCTAAAGCAATCAtccttgggtttttttggtgtaaCAGATACCTTATAAATAAGGTAGTTAACAGTAGATAcagtaaaagcggcaaagagtccagtggcaccttatagactaagagacatattggagcataagctttcgtggatgaatacccacttcgtcggatgcaggTTAACTGTAACTGATCTCTGATTCTCTAGCCTTGACAGCTCATTGTTGGTACTGTTTACAGCACACAAGGCGGAGCTGTGATTCAACAGTAGCCTTGCTGTTGGATTGAAAGGTGCTAATgacgtgtatgtgtgtgtgtgtgtgtgtgtgtgtgattaggGAGAGCATGTGAGTTAAAGCAGCAGTCTCACTGTTAGCCCTTAGAGCTCTGAGGTTCCTTTTGGATGGCAAAGCAGCCACACAGGAGAGCTGATGCTCGGACTCTTTCAGAGCCCATATACTCCCAGAGGAAATCTGTGAGCTACAGGGGAGCACCAGGTGTAAAACCCCAGGACTGGGGCAGGAAGGGAACTGTTTAATTAAGCAATTTGCACTGGCGAGAGACCCTAGAGAGTCACTCATGGCAGGTGCTGCTTGGGGCCATTGCACCTTACCTGAGGCTTCTGCAGGAGGAGTTGTGTGCAGCTTTTACCAACTCTGTTGAAGGAAATAAGACGTGGTGTAACtggtttatttacaaaatgtcCACAAGAAAATACCCTTACCCTGTCCCTGGCATTCTGCTCCAGACGGGATACTGACTCCCAAGGCCCTGATTTCTGTCACAGTTTGGCAAAGAGGCAGTAGTACCGTGTAGTGTACACAGAGAAAAGCAACTCAAGCAGCAATCACACATGCTATTGGCCCTTCCTTCGTATACAGGTTGACCTGTTGGATAACAATGATTACAGTATAATGCTGGACTTCATTGTTCGAGAAACCACCTGCACTAAAGATTCAGAGAAGGACCCGTCCTCGTGTAACTTCAGAGTGGGACACTATGTGGTAAGCGTGCCGGGTCTCCTAGCATGGAAAACACCCTCTGTGTAATTGAACATGGCCTGGGATTCTGTCAGCTTTTGTGCTGATCATTCAAGCCCTTTGCTAAGCAAATACCTGGCTTGAAGCATTAAGTAAATGACATTTGAGGACTGGCCACTATACATAAGCTGCTGTAGACTCCTCCCTGCTCAACATGcacagggtgggagaaagaagTGTATTCTATGCCATGTTAGAAAGGACCAGACCAAGCCCatcttcattattttatattgCCTCACTTAACAACACAGGTGTAGTTAAGATGTTTTTTTCACAGTAAAAAATACCCGACTGAAAAATTGCTCCTACATCTTCCTCTCCAGCatattcataaattccaaggccagaagggaccattgtgatcatcgagAATGACCCCTCGTGGGTagaacccaggccagagaactttcctGAGtgaatttctgtttgaactacagcaggtcttttagaaaagcagccagtcttgatttaacaatgaccagtgatggagaacccagcacgacccttggtaaattgttccaatggttaattctcCTCACGCTTaagagacactttttttttttgtctgaattgatgtagtttcaacttccaggcattggatGTTGTTGTATCTTTTGTCAGCTAGATTGAGGAGCCTTCTATTATCAAATGTCCATGCCCTGTGTAGGTACTTCAATGCTCAACAAGTCACCCTTAACCTtctgattgagctccttgagttttccaatcctttaatcactctggtggctcttttctgaaccctcaaCAATTCCAGAAGGGTATTGAGAAATTGGAgacaacagaactggacacaggattccagtagcagtcataccagtgccaaatatagagagaatataacctctctactcctactcgagattcccctgtttatacatcccaagGATCACATCAACCCTTTTCGCCAtgctgtcacactgggagctcaagttcagctgactatccaccaTGATGTTGAAGTCCTTTTTGCTTCCCAGGGTAGTCCCCCATGTAGCTGGTCTGCTACCAGGATGAGCATAATATGAAAACCAAGCTGTTTGAGGATATTTAGGATTCATTAAAAACTAATGCTTATCTGATAGTCACTCAGCCAGCTAGCCCCAGGATGGGAGCGGAAGGAaatgtggcttaaagccacctctGCACACAGTCTCCCACTCCTGAGCTGTGCTATATGCTGGCCTGTTTCCTGGCATAGAGTAGAGCAGTCTGAAGGACTCCCTGAATCCTCTATCAGGCAACACTAGTTAACAGGCCAACTGAAGTCTATCACAGGGCCACACCCAAGTCCATTGGCAACTAGTCAGTGGATTTTATCATTTAGGGGAGTCCCTATCCAGTGGCTGAATTTGATGCCTGTGTGTATTGCACATACTACTATGTCTGCAATTGTGTCCTTACTCAGCTCGGTCAGGTGAAGTACAGGAAAGTTCCCCAAATGAGGGAATAGGAATTTCAAACTGTCTTCTCCGCTTTGTGTCACTTACAGGCAATCCTAATAAACATGCAAAAGTATGAAAATACAGTATCAAAATATCACCAGGATGGAGCTAAGGGCAACCCTGGAGTACTCCATCACCTAAAATAGCTGTTGGTTGTACTTCAGTTTGGATGAAACTGCCGCTTAATCATTA encodes:
- the SPP2 gene encoding secreted phosphoprotein 24, whose product is MKTLFIFVLVMSVWSCSALPVYDYELSITEEALHASIGRVNSRSQWPALFGVVKSYVRGVDLLDNNDYSIMLDFIVRETTCTKDSEKDPSSCNFRVGHYVQTAFCRSTVWVSEEQIQNLTVYCSQDGSSSESSSSEEMMFMEIMAPDRRGDSRNEAKLAPEAFSAGRRRQSYKAQRKSSKTNSYALE